One Ferrovum sp. PN-J185 genomic region harbors:
- a CDS encoding EVE domain-containing protein, giving the protein MAQQVWLMKSEPEEVSIDDVLAMPKKTVAWTGVRNYQARNFMMRDMQVGDIVLFYHSSCPQPGIVGLARVASKPYPDATQFDPTSKYFDMKATLNKPRWFHVDVQITQKTRWIGLKELRDQPQLSSMRLLAKGNRLSITPVSEEEWQVIQTLL; this is encoded by the coding sequence ATGGCTCAACAAGTTTGGTTAATGAAATCAGAACCCGAAGAAGTCAGTATTGATGATGTACTGGCCATGCCCAAAAAAACTGTGGCATGGACTGGGGTCAGAAACTATCAAGCACGTAACTTTATGATGCGTGATATGCAAGTGGGTGATATTGTTTTGTTTTATCACTCAAGCTGTCCGCAGCCTGGCATAGTGGGTCTTGCTAGAGTAGCTAGCAAGCCTTACCCTGATGCCACACAATTTGATCCCACTTCTAAATATTTTGATATGAAAGCCACGCTGAATAAACCTCGCTGGTTTCATGTGGATGTACAAATAACTCAAAAAACGCGCTGGATTGGCCTTAAAGAACTGAGAGATCAACCGCAACTCTCAAGTATGCGCCTGTTAGCAAAAGGTAATCGACTATCGATTACTCCCGTGAGTGAAGAGGAGTGGCAAGTTATCCAAACATTACTCTAA
- a CDS encoding oxidative damage protection protein — protein sequence MARTVHCIKLKKEAPGLDRPPYPGELGMRIYNEVSQEAWAGWIRHQTMLINENRLNLADASARAYLAKQMEAHFFGDGAEQASGYVPPKA from the coding sequence ATGGCAAGAACAGTACATTGTATTAAGTTAAAAAAAGAAGCTCCGGGACTAGATAGACCTCCCTATCCAGGAGAGCTTGGTATGCGTATTTATAATGAAGTCTCTCAGGAAGCTTGGGCTGGCTGGATTCGCCATCAAACTATGCTTATCAATGAAAACCGCCTTAATTTAGCTGATGCCTCCGCTCGTGCTTATTTAGCTAAGCAAATGGAAGCGCATTTCTTTGGCGATGGAGCAGAACAAGCCTCGGGTTACGTTCCACCCAAGGCTTAA
- the ilvA gene encoding threonine ammonia-lyase, biosynthetic, whose translation MKIDYLEKILNATRVYDVAIETPLQIAPNLTERLHNTVLLKREDMQPVFSFKLRGAYNKMVSLTPKEAKKGVIAASAGNHAQGVALSAQRLGMRAVIVMPITTPSIKIDAVKARGAEVVLNGVSYSEAYEYALKLAAQKGYTFVHPYDDPEVIAGQGTIAMEILRQYSKPIHSIYVAIGGGGLISGVAAYVKRLRPDVRIVGVQPVDSDAMRQSLIANRRVKLDQVGLFADGVAVRQVGVETFKLCKEWVDEIVTVSTDEICAAIKDVFDDTRAVLEPAGALAVAGMKYVVKRDKLKNQNLVAIACGANINFDRLRFIAERAELGEQREAVFAATIPEEPGSFKAFCDLLGDRSVTEFNYRYADSAQAQVFVGVSIAHQPEKQQLFKKLKQHGIDCVDLTDNEMAKLHVRHMVGGHAPRVKNERLYRFEFPERPGALTRFLNNMSENWNISLFHYRNHGADYGRVLVALEVPPSENKAFQQFLVGLGYPYVEETNNPAYQLFLGTKVT comes from the coding sequence ATGAAAATCGATTATTTAGAAAAAATTCTCAATGCCACGCGCGTCTATGACGTGGCTATAGAAACACCACTACAAATTGCTCCTAATTTAACTGAGCGATTACACAATACAGTATTACTTAAACGAGAAGACATGCAACCTGTCTTTTCTTTTAAATTAAGAGGGGCCTATAACAAGATGGTGTCTCTCACTCCTAAAGAAGCTAAAAAAGGAGTGATTGCAGCCAGTGCCGGCAACCACGCTCAAGGTGTTGCCTTGTCAGCACAGCGTCTTGGCATGCGTGCTGTGATTGTTATGCCTATCACCACCCCTTCTATTAAAATCGACGCAGTAAAAGCGCGCGGCGCTGAAGTGGTATTAAATGGCGTCTCTTACTCTGAAGCCTACGAGTATGCCTTAAAGCTTGCCGCACAAAAGGGATATACCTTTGTGCATCCCTATGATGATCCAGAAGTGATTGCAGGGCAGGGAACCATTGCCATGGAGATATTGCGCCAATACTCCAAACCCATTCATTCTATTTACGTGGCCATTGGTGGGGGTGGACTTATTTCAGGGGTGGCGGCTTACGTCAAAAGACTGCGTCCTGATGTGCGTATTGTGGGTGTGCAACCCGTTGACTCTGATGCCATGCGCCAGTCCCTCATTGCTAATCGTCGGGTGAAACTGGATCAAGTGGGGCTTTTCGCTGATGGAGTGGCAGTACGTCAGGTGGGAGTTGAAACATTTAAGTTATGTAAAGAGTGGGTGGATGAAATTGTCACGGTTTCAACGGATGAGATTTGTGCGGCCATTAAAGATGTCTTTGATGATACAAGAGCAGTGTTGGAACCTGCGGGAGCGTTAGCGGTTGCTGGAATGAAATATGTGGTAAAGCGAGATAAACTTAAAAATCAGAATTTGGTGGCGATTGCCTGTGGCGCCAATATAAACTTTGATCGATTACGTTTCATTGCTGAGCGAGCAGAGCTTGGCGAGCAGAGAGAGGCTGTATTTGCTGCTACGATCCCAGAGGAGCCAGGTAGCTTTAAGGCTTTTTGTGACTTATTGGGCGATCGTTCTGTCACTGAGTTTAATTATCGTTATGCAGATAGTGCTCAAGCACAGGTTTTTGTGGGGGTAAGTATTGCTCACCAACCAGAAAAACAGCAATTATTTAAAAAGCTCAAACAGCACGGTATTGATTGCGTGGATTTAACGGACAATGAAATGGCCAAACTTCATGTGCGCCATATGGTGGGGGGGCATGCGCCACGGGTTAAAAACGAACGCCTATACCGTTTTGAGTTTCCTGAGAGACCCGGTGCATTAACGCGCTTTCTTAATAACATGAGTGAGAACTGGAATATTAGTCTCTTTCACTATCGTAACCATGGCGCAGATTATGGTCGGGTATTGGTGGCCTTAGAAGTCCCGCCATCAGAAAACAAAGCCTTTCAACAATTTTTAGTGGGCCTTGGCTACCCTTATGTGGAAGAGACTAACAATCCTGCCTACCAGCTTTTTTTAGGCACTAAAGTGACCTAA
- the pyk gene encoding pyruvate kinase, which produces MPRRTKIVATIGPASSTPEVLEKMILAGMDVARLNFSHGTDEDHLARAELIRRIAKKLGRTVGILGDLQGPKIRVGKFKDQRITLQPHAEFILDADCQLGDETRVGLDYKALPQDVKAGDALLLDDGKIELTVIQVVGNQVFTKVVQGGVLSNNKGINRRGGGLTAPALTDKDIQDIHLAARLKVDYLAVSFPRSGDDMDYARRLLKEAGWEAQIQAKIERAEAIDALEDIIRASDSIMVARGDLAVEVGDAVVPALQKRMIRLARQMNRTIITATQMMESMISSPVPTRAEVSDVANAVLDGTDAVMLSAESAAGQFPVEAIAAMARVCNEAEKEAMPEVTILDNDPIDRVEKAVARAVIHTTRHLQVKAIAALTQSGTTALLVSRSDMDVPIFALTPNESTQRRVTLFRGVYPLDFQHENRSSAEVIAMAEQKLLALGAVSVGDIILLTIGEPIGIPGGTNTLKIIRVGEHSHLT; this is translated from the coding sequence ATGCCAAGACGCACCAAAATTGTTGCCACCATTGGGCCTGCTTCAAGCACTCCTGAAGTGCTCGAGAAAATGATTTTGGCGGGTATGGATGTGGCCCGCCTTAATTTTTCTCATGGTACGGATGAAGATCATTTAGCACGAGCAGAACTGATTCGACGTATTGCCAAAAAACTTGGGCGAACCGTCGGCATTTTAGGTGATCTGCAGGGGCCTAAAATACGGGTGGGTAAATTCAAGGATCAGCGCATTACATTACAGCCTCATGCTGAGTTTATTTTAGATGCTGATTGTCAATTGGGGGATGAAACCCGTGTTGGCTTGGATTACAAAGCTCTCCCTCAGGATGTAAAAGCAGGGGATGCACTTCTTCTGGATGACGGCAAAATCGAGTTAACCGTTATTCAAGTGGTCGGTAACCAAGTCTTCACCAAAGTGGTACAAGGTGGTGTGTTGTCCAATAACAAGGGTATTAATCGTCGTGGTGGTGGGCTTACAGCACCTGCCTTGACCGATAAAGATATTCAAGACATTCACCTTGCAGCACGATTAAAAGTGGATTATCTCGCGGTATCATTTCCACGATCAGGCGATGATATGGATTACGCAAGACGTCTACTTAAGGAGGCTGGCTGGGAAGCGCAAATCCAAGCTAAAATTGAGCGCGCTGAAGCCATTGATGCGCTTGAAGATATTATTCGTGCCAGCGACTCCATCATGGTGGCGCGCGGAGACTTGGCCGTTGAAGTGGGGGATGCCGTGGTCCCTGCCCTACAAAAACGCATGATTCGTTTAGCACGACAAATGAATCGAACCATCATTACAGCAACGCAGATGATGGAATCCATGATTTCAAGTCCAGTCCCCACTCGCGCTGAGGTATCAGATGTAGCAAACGCCGTATTGGATGGAACGGATGCGGTGATGTTATCCGCTGAGTCTGCTGCCGGTCAGTTTCCAGTGGAAGCCATTGCCGCTATGGCCAGAGTATGTAATGAGGCAGAAAAAGAAGCCATGCCGGAGGTCACGATTCTCGATAATGATCCCATCGACCGAGTAGAAAAAGCCGTTGCGCGAGCGGTTATTCATACCACGAGACATTTACAAGTTAAAGCCATCGCAGCACTTACTCAAAGTGGCACCACCGCGTTATTGGTGTCACGCTCTGACATGGATGTCCCTATTTTTGCTCTCACTCCCAATGAGAGTACGCAGCGTCGTGTGACGTTATTTCGAGGGGTATATCCCTTGGATTTCCAACATGAGAACCGTTCTTCTGCAGAAGTTATTGCCATGGCAGAGCAAAAGCTGTTAGCCTTAGGGGCTGTGTCCGTTGGTGATATCATTTTGCTCACGATTGGTGAACCTATTGGTATTCCAGGGGGAACGAATACTCTTAAAATTATTCGAGTTGGCGAGCACTCACATCTAACATGA
- the phoU gene encoding phosphate signaling complex protein PhoU, producing MSTTLHTIKQFDVELEAVRAKVLEMGGLVEEQIEKAVEALHEADLALADHVIAEDHHVNALEVSIDENCTFIIARRQPAASDLRLIIAIIKTITDLERMGDEAEKIARMAKMIHTSERLMHTRPVDLRHVAQLAVDMLRRALDSFARLDTNTAMQILRDDLDVDESFRGILRQLITFMMEDPRTISNSIELLFAAKAIERIGDHAKNIAEYVIFLVKGKDVRHTSVEEIEKEVVAPLF from the coding sequence ATGTCAACAACACTGCACACAATAAAACAGTTTGATGTGGAACTTGAGGCTGTTCGTGCCAAAGTTCTTGAGATGGGTGGTTTAGTCGAAGAACAGATTGAAAAAGCCGTTGAGGCCTTACATGAAGCTGATTTAGCTTTGGCTGATCATGTTATTGCAGAAGACCACCATGTTAATGCCTTAGAAGTAAGCATTGATGAGAACTGTACTTTTATTATTGCTAGACGCCAGCCCGCTGCCAGTGACTTACGGTTAATTATTGCTATCATTAAAACCATTACTGATTTAGAGCGTATGGGTGATGAAGCAGAAAAAATTGCGCGTATGGCTAAAATGATTCATACCTCAGAGCGACTCATGCATACACGTCCTGTGGATTTACGTCATGTGGCTCAGCTTGCGGTAGACATGCTTCGCCGTGCTCTGGATTCTTTTGCCAGGTTAGATACCAATACTGCCATGCAAATTTTGCGTGATGATTTAGATGTGGATGAATCCTTTAGAGGGATTTTGCGCCAACTCATCACTTTCATGATGGAAGACCCTCGTACCATTTCTAATTCAATTGAGCTACTCTTTGCCGCCAAAGCCATTGAGCGTATTGGCGACCATGCCAAAAATATTGCTGAATACGTGATTTTCCTTGTTAAAGGAAAGGATGTGCGTCATACCTCGGTTGAGGAAATCGAAAAAGAAGTTGTCGCACCACTTTTCTAA
- the rpiA gene encoding ribose-5-phosphate isomerase RpiA, with product MTQDELKQQAAKKAIDYVPDDAIIGVGTGSTVNFFIQELAKVKHRIEGAVSSSENSTKLLKAAGIPVYDLNSVDELPVYVDGADEITEHFAMLKGGGGALTREKIIAAVAKRFVCIADEKKLVPLLGQFPLPIEVIPMARSYVAREIMKLGGQPVLRQGFVTDNGNIILDVHHMTILNPVELEDKITAITGVVMCGLFAKRPADTLILAKSGGVSVKERLA from the coding sequence ATGACGCAAGATGAACTTAAACAACAGGCTGCTAAAAAAGCCATCGATTACGTTCCAGATGACGCCATCATTGGTGTTGGTACTGGATCCACTGTGAATTTCTTTATTCAAGAACTCGCAAAAGTTAAACACCGTATTGAAGGTGCCGTATCAAGCTCAGAAAACTCTACTAAACTACTTAAAGCAGCAGGAATCCCTGTTTATGATTTAAACAGCGTTGATGAATTGCCGGTCTATGTGGATGGAGCTGATGAAATTACTGAACACTTTGCCATGCTAAAAGGGGGAGGTGGTGCTCTCACTCGCGAAAAAATCATTGCTGCTGTGGCAAAACGATTTGTATGTATTGCTGATGAGAAAAAACTGGTTCCTCTTCTTGGCCAATTTCCTCTCCCCATAGAGGTTATACCTATGGCGCGTAGCTATGTGGCTCGTGAGATAATGAAGCTTGGCGGCCAACCTGTTTTACGTCAAGGTTTTGTGACTGATAACGGTAATATTATTTTAGACGTACATCATATGACGATACTTAACCCAGTGGAGCTTGAGGATAAAATCACTGCGATTACTGGAGTCGTTATGTGTGGGCTCTTTGCTAAAAGACCTGCAGACACGTTAATTTTAGCGAAAAGTGGTGGTGTGAGTGTTAAGGAACGTTTAGCATAA
- a CDS encoding 16S rRNA (uracil(1498)-N(3))-methyltransferase, producing the protein MSRFYSPTPIPNQQRWALPDAVFHHAIRVLRLSIDDEITLFDGSSTEYHVKIVSVTKQAAEVVLIAQSTENRESPLTISLAQALLNHDKMDWVIQKAVELGVKEIMPLMTERSMVKLTQDKVKPRVERWLNIAISACEQSGRNHIPIIHTPQSLESWTSHLSIDKKVVLHPQASVTMRELTYQKGESVVFAVGPEGGFSPEEMTLLARYQFSSIRLGPRVLRTETAGLAILSVAQQLWGDFTS; encoded by the coding sequence ATGTCTCGTTTTTACAGTCCTACACCCATTCCCAACCAACAGCGTTGGGCACTGCCTGATGCGGTTTTTCATCATGCCATTCGGGTATTACGCTTATCCATTGATGATGAGATAACTCTTTTTGATGGGAGTTCTACGGAATACCATGTAAAAATTGTAAGTGTCACCAAACAGGCGGCTGAAGTAGTACTCATTGCTCAATCTACGGAAAACCGTGAGTCGCCTTTAACCATTTCTTTAGCTCAAGCATTACTCAATCACGACAAAATGGATTGGGTAATTCAAAAGGCTGTGGAGCTTGGTGTAAAAGAAATAATGCCGCTCATGACAGAACGCTCAATGGTTAAATTAACGCAAGATAAAGTGAAGCCACGAGTTGAGCGCTGGCTCAATATTGCCATTAGTGCTTGTGAGCAAAGCGGTAGAAATCATATCCCCATTATTCACACGCCACAATCATTAGAATCATGGACATCTCATCTTAGTATAGATAAAAAAGTAGTGTTACATCCACAAGCCAGTGTGACCATGAGGGAGTTAACTTATCAAAAGGGTGAGTCAGTGGTGTTCGCTGTGGGGCCTGAAGGGGGGTTTAGTCCTGAGGAGATGACTCTGTTGGCGCGTTACCAATTTAGTTCGATCAGATTGGGTCCTAGGGTGTTGAGAACAGAGACAGCAGGTCTTGCGATTCTCTCTGTAGCACAACAACTATGGGGAGATTTTACTAGCTAA
- a CDS encoding phosphoribosylaminoimidazolesuccinocarboxamide synthase — MNALIETNITSLPLVAKGKVRDIYAVGDDHLLMITTDRLSAFDVVFPNGIPGKGKILNQFSLFWFKMFEPLIANHLSGIAPESVVAPSEVDQVKDRSVVVKRLKGVPLEAVVRGYLEGSGWKEYQDSHSVCGIKLPDGLQRADKLPQPLFTPATKAAVGDHDENISFEQACRAVGQELATEVRDISIKLYQRAADYALERGIIIADTKFEFGLNDQGELVLMDEVLTPDSSRFWPKDSYQVGTSPESFDKQYVRNWLEKIKWNKAPPAPLLPPDVIQVTHNKYLEAWQYLTK, encoded by the coding sequence ATGAACGCATTAATTGAAACAAACATTACTTCTTTACCATTGGTTGCTAAAGGTAAGGTTAGAGATATTTACGCCGTTGGCGATGACCATTTATTAATGATCACCACAGATCGTTTATCGGCCTTTGATGTGGTCTTTCCAAATGGTATTCCAGGAAAGGGCAAAATCCTCAATCAATTTAGTTTGTTTTGGTTCAAGATGTTTGAGCCCCTTATCGCTAATCATCTTTCAGGCATCGCTCCAGAGTCAGTAGTTGCCCCGTCAGAAGTGGATCAAGTAAAAGACCGCTCGGTGGTGGTAAAGCGTCTAAAGGGTGTGCCGTTAGAGGCTGTGGTACGTGGATACCTAGAAGGATCCGGTTGGAAAGAATATCAAGATAGTCATAGTGTGTGTGGTATTAAGCTGCCTGATGGGCTACAACGCGCTGACAAATTACCTCAGCCTCTTTTTACCCCAGCCACCAAAGCGGCAGTGGGCGATCATGATGAAAATATTTCTTTTGAACAAGCTTGTCGCGCTGTGGGACAAGAACTTGCCACTGAAGTAAGAGATATCTCAATTAAGCTTTATCAACGGGCGGCGGATTATGCCCTAGAAAGAGGTATTATTATTGCCGACACTAAGTTTGAGTTTGGTTTAAATGACCAGGGTGAGTTAGTTTTAATGGATGAAGTGCTCACTCCCGATTCTTCACGCTTTTGGCCTAAAGACTCTTATCAAGTCGGCACCAGTCCTGAGAGTTTTGATAAACAATATGTACGTAATTGGTTAGAAAAAATTAAATGGAATAAAGCGCCTCCAGCGCCACTGTTGCCACCTGATGTGATTCAAGTGACACACAATAAATACCTTGAGGCGTGGCAATATCTCACCAAATAG
- a CDS encoding inositol monophosphatase family protein produces MRLPLINLIKSVAKQEVVPRYHQALQHRKLDGSICTEADLCTQSVLSTTLLSLKHCPILGEEMSTEEQLAIWQSHDDYLWCIDPIDGTSNFANGIDYFAISVALLYQGIPVLGVVYNPITDEAYSAEQGGGAWCNDTPLTQKPRSKALHEAIASVDFKRLPKDLAQHLSIQPPYASQRNFGACALEWCHVAAGKFDVYLHGGQKLWDYAAGSLILKEAGGVFLTLNQEPFWHQHQPWQRSVIAAHDAHLFDQWLNWFKSHSF; encoded by the coding sequence ATGCGTTTACCTTTAATTAATTTAATTAAATCCGTTGCCAAACAAGAGGTTGTACCCCGCTATCATCAGGCACTGCAACACCGTAAATTAGATGGCAGTATTTGTACTGAAGCTGATCTCTGCACTCAGTCAGTACTCTCCACAACACTACTCAGTCTTAAACACTGCCCTATTCTGGGGGAGGAAATGAGTACTGAGGAGCAATTGGCCATATGGCAATCACATGATGACTATTTATGGTGTATTGATCCCATTGATGGCACCTCAAACTTTGCTAATGGCATTGACTACTTCGCCATCTCTGTGGCTCTTCTTTATCAAGGTATACCGGTACTAGGTGTGGTCTACAACCCCATCACCGATGAAGCTTACAGTGCTGAACAAGGTGGTGGGGCATGGTGTAATGACACGCCACTCACCCAGAAACCTCGCTCAAAAGCTCTTCATGAAGCTATAGCTTCTGTGGATTTTAAGCGCTTACCCAAAGATCTTGCACAGCACTTAAGCATTCAACCACCCTATGCCTCACAAAGAAATTTTGGTGCCTGTGCTCTTGAATGGTGTCATGTGGCTGCAGGTAAATTTGATGTTTATCTCCATGGTGGACAAAAGCTATGGGATTACGCTGCTGGCTCTTTAATTTTAAAAGAGGCTGGCGGGGTATTTTTAACGCTAAACCAAGAACCTTTTTGGCATCAGCATCAACCCTGGCAACGCTCAGTGATTGCAGCGCATGACGCTCATTTATTTGATCAATGGCTTAATTGGTTTAAAAGCCATTCTTTTTAG
- the argA gene encoding amino-acid N-acetyltransferase: MNKTDSFVNWFRSAAPYIHAFRDRTFVIAFGGEVVADGKFIALTHDLNLLQSLGVRLVLVHGARPQTEARLKQKGLKPRYVKGVRVTDSEALGCVIEAAATLGFEIEAQMSMGIANSPMAGSSIRIASGNFVMARPIGVVDGVDFQHTGLVRRVDAVGIRRRLDDQEIVLLPPLGYSLTGEVYNLTVEEVATATAIALSAEKLIFMTDTPGVLNALGETLSEMSAIEAEALLNKPEQLTEDVAFFLPCAVKACQQGVTKTHLISRHVDGALIQELFTREGIGTMVTRDMNDVLRAATADDIPGLVRLIEPLEADGVLVKRNRALLESEIHRFSVMLHEGQIIGCVALYPFTEEGSAELAALAINPGFRNIGRGDKLLKYIELQAKSMGIRRLFLLSTRTGQWFVERGFLETTIDQLPKKKQELYNYQRRSKVFVKQLA, encoded by the coding sequence ATGAATAAAACAGACTCTTTTGTTAACTGGTTTCGCTCAGCAGCACCCTATATTCACGCCTTTCGTGATCGTACTTTTGTGATCGCTTTTGGCGGTGAGGTGGTGGCTGATGGTAAATTTATTGCCCTCACTCATGATCTTAACTTGCTACAAAGTTTAGGTGTCCGTTTGGTGCTGGTGCATGGTGCCCGTCCCCAAACTGAGGCACGTCTTAAACAAAAAGGATTAAAACCACGTTATGTTAAAGGGGTAAGGGTGACGGATTCAGAAGCCTTAGGTTGTGTTATAGAGGCTGCTGCAACACTGGGTTTTGAAATTGAAGCACAGATGTCCATGGGTATTGCTAATTCCCCTATGGCAGGATCATCAATACGTATTGCCAGTGGTAATTTTGTGATGGCTCGTCCAATTGGTGTGGTAGATGGGGTGGATTTTCAGCACACGGGATTAGTCAGACGAGTGGATGCGGTGGGTATTAGAAGACGTCTTGATGATCAAGAGATTGTGCTGTTACCCCCTCTTGGTTACTCTCTCACAGGCGAAGTTTACAATTTAACTGTAGAAGAAGTCGCTACGGCTACGGCTATTGCTCTTTCAGCAGAAAAACTTATTTTCATGACAGACACGCCAGGTGTACTGAATGCTTTAGGTGAGACTCTATCAGAAATGAGTGCTATTGAAGCTGAAGCCTTGCTTAATAAGCCTGAACAATTAACAGAGGATGTGGCTTTCTTTTTACCCTGTGCTGTGAAAGCCTGCCAACAGGGAGTCACAAAAACTCACTTAATTAGTCGTCATGTAGATGGGGCGCTGATTCAAGAGCTCTTCACCCGTGAAGGTATTGGTACGATGGTGACCCGTGATATGAATGATGTATTACGGGCCGCCACTGCTGATGATATTCCAGGCTTAGTCCGATTAATTGAGCCCTTAGAAGCAGACGGGGTACTGGTTAAACGTAACCGTGCTCTGCTTGAATCAGAAATTCATCGCTTTTCTGTCATGCTTCATGAGGGGCAGATTATTGGTTGTGTGGCTTTATATCCGTTCACGGAAGAAGGATCAGCAGAGCTTGCAGCCCTTGCTATCAATCCTGGTTTTAGAAATATTGGACGTGGTGATAAGTTACTTAAATATATTGAGTTACAAGCTAAAAGCATGGGGATTAGACGGCTCTTTTTGCTAAGTACCCGTACAGGTCAATGGTTTGTGGAAAGAGGATTTTTAGAGACCACTATTGATCAACTACCTAAGAAAAAACAAGAACTCTATAATTATCAGCGTCGCTCAAAAGTGTTTGTTAAACAATTGGCTTAA
- a CDS encoding phosphoglycerate kinase yields the protein MSILRMQDLDLAQQRCLIRVDFNVPLKDGAITDDTRIRASLPTIELALKHNAAVMLMSHLGRPTEGVYEEEFSLKPVAQHLSKLLGREVKLIQNWLQSTPDVVPGQVVMFENVRFNPGEKKDNEELSKKMAALCDVFVMDAFGTAHRAEASTHGVAKFAPKACAGPLLAAELDALGKALKEPKRPLVAIVAGSKVSTKLTVLSTLSAKVDQLIVGGGIANTFLLAAGKKIGKSLAEPDLVPEAQKIIEAARQRGGDVPIPVDVVVGKAFSEKEPAVIKSVDEVADDDMIFDIGPQTAKQLAGILETAGTIVWNGPVGVFEFDQFGEGTKTLAMAIARSQGFSIAGGGDTLAAVAKYKIADQVSYISTGGGAFLEFLEGRELPAVKVLEDRAQG from the coding sequence ATGTCTATATTACGTATGCAAGATTTAGATTTGGCACAACAGCGCTGTTTAATTCGTGTGGACTTTAATGTGCCTTTAAAAGACGGTGCCATAACAGATGACACGCGCATTCGAGCAAGCTTGCCAACCATTGAGTTGGCATTAAAACACAATGCTGCTGTTATGCTCATGTCGCATCTTGGACGCCCCACTGAGGGCGTCTATGAAGAGGAGTTTTCATTAAAGCCTGTGGCTCAACATTTAAGTAAACTTCTGGGCCGTGAAGTAAAACTCATTCAAAACTGGTTACAGAGCACGCCCGATGTTGTACCAGGACAGGTGGTGATGTTTGAAAATGTCCGTTTTAATCCAGGTGAAAAGAAAGACAACGAAGAATTGTCCAAGAAAATGGCCGCTTTGTGCGACGTATTTGTCATGGATGCCTTTGGTACGGCTCATCGTGCTGAAGCCTCAACCCATGGTGTGGCTAAATTCGCACCCAAAGCCTGTGCTGGACCTCTTCTTGCAGCAGAGCTTGACGCACTAGGGAAGGCATTAAAAGAGCCTAAACGCCCTCTGGTGGCGATTGTGGCGGGTTCTAAAGTCTCAACCAAACTCACTGTGCTTTCTACCTTATCTGCAAAAGTCGATCAGTTAATTGTTGGCGGGGGTATTGCTAACACGTTTTTGCTGGCTGCCGGTAAAAAAATAGGTAAGTCACTGGCTGAACCTGATTTGGTGCCTGAAGCGCAAAAAATTATTGAGGCAGCTCGTCAACGTGGTGGAGATGTACCTATTCCTGTAGATGTGGTTGTAGGTAAAGCCTTTTCAGAAAAAGAACCGGCTGTTATCAAGAGTGTTGATGAGGTCGCTGATGATGACATGATTTTTGATATTGGTCCTCAGACAGCCAAGCAACTTGCTGGTATTCTTGAAACAGCGGGTACCATCGTCTGGAATGGTCCTGTGGGAGTATTTGAGTTTGATCAGTTTGGCGAGGGTACCAAAACCTTAGCCATGGCCATTGCCAGATCACAAGGCTTCTCTATTGCAGGAGGAGGGGACACGTTAGCGGCAGTAGCAAAGTATAAAATAGCCGATCAAGTTTCCTACATCTCAACAGGTGGCGGCGCATTTTTAGAGTTTTTAGAAGGAAGAGAACTACCAGCTGTAAAAGTACTAGAAGACAGAGCTCAAGGTTAA